The Buttiauxella selenatireducens genome has a window encoding:
- the lspA gene encoding signal peptidase II gives MSKSICSTGLRWLWLVVVVLIVDLGSKYLILQHFMLGDTVSLFPSLNLHYARNYGAAFSFLADKGGWQRWFFAGIAIGICVILAVLMYRSKATQKLHNIAYALIIGGALGNLFDRLWHGFVVDMIDFYVGDWHFATFNLADTAICIGAALIVLEGFFVSSDKPAKQKG, from the coding sequence ATGAGTAAATCGATTTGTTCGACTGGTTTGCGTTGGCTGTGGCTGGTGGTCGTGGTTCTTATCGTCGACCTGGGCAGCAAATACCTGATCCTCCAGCATTTCATGCTGGGGGACACCGTATCGCTGTTCCCGTCGCTGAACCTGCATTACGCCCGTAACTATGGTGCTGCGTTTAGTTTCCTTGCGGATAAAGGCGGCTGGCAGCGCTGGTTCTTTGCAGGAATCGCCATTGGTATTTGTGTGATTCTGGCGGTGCTGATGTATCGTTCCAAAGCAACGCAGAAGCTGCATAACATCGCCTATGCTTTAATTATTGGCGGTGCACTTGGCAACCTGTTTGATCGCTTGTGGCACGGTTTTGTGGTCGACATGATTGATTTCTATGTCGGCGACTGGCACTTCGCAACGTTTAATTTGGCCGATACGGCAATCTGTATCGGTGCGGCGCTGATTGTTCTGGAGGGGTTCTTTGTCTCCTCCGACAAGCCCGCAAAGCAAAAAGGGTAA
- the fkpB gene encoding FKBP-type peptidyl-prolyl cis-trans isomerase, giving the protein MAESIQANSRVLVHFTLKLEDGSTAESTRNNGKPALFTLGDETLSPGMEDQLVGLKAGDKKAFSLAPESAFGIPSPDMIQYFSRREFIDAGEPVPGAIMLFTAMDGSEMPGVVREVNGDSITVDFNHPLAGQTIHFDIEVLEVNPVLEALNADPVG; this is encoded by the coding sequence ATGGCTGAGTCTATCCAGGCCAATAGCAGAGTTTTGGTGCATTTCACGCTGAAACTCGAAGATGGTTCCACTGCCGAGTCAACGCGCAATAATGGCAAACCGGCACTCTTCACGCTGGGCGACGAAACGCTGTCGCCAGGCATGGAAGACCAGCTTGTCGGTTTGAAAGCAGGGGATAAGAAAGCATTCTCTCTGGCACCCGAGTCGGCGTTTGGTATTCCAAGCCCTGACATGATCCAGTATTTCTCGCGTCGTGAATTTATTGACGCGGGCGAGCCGGTGCCGGGTGCAATTATGTTGTTCACCGCAATGGATGGCAGCGAGATGCCTGGTGTCGTGCGTGAAGTCAACGGGGATTCCATCACCGTTGACTTTAACCACCCACTGGCCGGGCAAACCATTCATTTTGATATCGAAGTACTGGAAGTTAACCCGGTACTGGAGGCGTTGAATGCAGATCCTGTTGGCTAA
- the ispH gene encoding 4-hydroxy-3-methylbut-2-enyl diphosphate reductase codes for MQILLANPRGFCAGVDRAISIVENALAIYGAPIYVRHEVVHNRYVVDSLRERGAIFIEQISEVPDGAILIFSAHGVSQAVRSEAKGRDLTVFDATCPLVTKVHMEVARASRRGEESILIGHAGHPEVEGTMGQYSNPKGGMYLVESPEDVSKLDVKNEAKLSFMTQTTLSVDDTSDVIDALRKRFPKIIGPRKDDICYATTNRQEAVRALADEADVVLVVGSKNSSNSNRLAELAQRMGKAAYLIDDATDIQEEWVKGATCVGVTAGASAPDILVQNVLARLRELGGSEARELVGREENIIFEVPRELRLDIKEVQ; via the coding sequence ATGCAGATCCTGTTGGCTAACCCTCGGGGTTTTTGTGCCGGGGTAGACCGCGCTATCAGCATTGTTGAAAACGCGCTGGCCATTTACGGCGCGCCGATTTATGTCCGCCACGAAGTGGTGCATAACCGTTACGTGGTAGACAGCCTGCGTGAGCGCGGGGCTATTTTCATCGAACAAATCAGTGAAGTGCCAGATGGCGCAATCCTGATTTTCTCGGCTCACGGAGTTTCCCAGGCTGTGCGTAGCGAAGCCAAAGGCCGTGATTTAACCGTGTTTGATGCGACCTGCCCATTAGTCACCAAAGTGCATATGGAAGTGGCTCGTGCCAGCCGTCGTGGTGAAGAGTCCATTCTGATTGGCCATGCTGGCCATCCGGAAGTGGAAGGCACCATGGGTCAGTACAGCAACCCGAAAGGGGGAATGTACCTGGTCGAATCACCGGAAGATGTCAGCAAGCTGGATGTGAAAAACGAAGCCAAACTTTCGTTTATGACCCAGACCACGCTCTCTGTGGATGACACTTCTGACGTGATTGACGCGTTGCGTAAACGCTTCCCGAAAATCATCGGCCCGCGTAAAGACGACATTTGCTACGCCACCACTAACCGTCAGGAAGCAGTGCGAGCTTTGGCTGATGAAGCCGATGTCGTGCTGGTTGTTGGCTCGAAAAACTCTTCCAACTCCAACCGTCTTGCCGAACTTGCGCAGCGTATGGGGAAAGCGGCGTATCTGATTGATGATGCGACCGATATCCAGGAAGAATGGGTTAAAGGTGCTACCTGTGTGGGTGTCACTGCGGGCGCGTCCGCGCCAGATATTCTGGTGCAAAACGTTCTGGCTCGCCTGCGTGAACTCGGCGGCAGCGAGGCCCGTGAGCTTGTTGGACGCGAAGAAAATATTATTTTCGAAGTGCCGCGCGAATTGCGACTGGATATCAAAGAAGTCCAGTAA
- the rihC gene encoding ribonucleoside hydrolase RihC, with protein MSKTSIILDTDPGIDDAVAIAAAIFSPQLDLKLLTTVAGNVSVEKTTRNALQLMHFWQKNIPVAQGAATPLVRKLRDAANVHGESGMEGYAFVEHQRKALDKPAFQAIFECLCASAEPVTLVAIGPLTNIALLLTQYPECKPKIKRLVIMGGSAGRGNFTPNAEFNMAIDPEAGARVFESGLEIVMCGLDVTNQAMLSPEYLATLPELNQTGKMLHALFSHYRSGSMSTGLRMHDLCAIAWLVKPELFRVESCFVAVETHGEFTAGTTVVDLEGRLKRQSNALVAMDLDVAGFQAWVAEALALAP; from the coding sequence ATGAGTAAAACTTCAATCATTCTCGATACCGACCCTGGCATTGATGATGCCGTCGCGATAGCCGCCGCGATTTTTTCCCCACAGCTGGATTTAAAACTTCTGACGACAGTCGCAGGCAACGTCAGCGTTGAGAAAACAACGCGCAATGCCCTGCAATTGATGCACTTCTGGCAGAAGAACATTCCGGTTGCACAAGGTGCCGCAACCCCGCTGGTGCGTAAACTGCGTGACGCCGCTAATGTTCATGGCGAGTCCGGTATGGAAGGTTATGCGTTCGTTGAACATCAGCGGAAGGCGCTGGATAAACCTGCTTTTCAGGCCATTTTCGAGTGCTTATGTGCAAGCGCTGAGCCCGTCACGCTGGTGGCGATTGGCCCGTTAACCAACATCGCTTTGTTGCTCACTCAGTACCCAGAGTGCAAACCGAAAATCAAACGTCTGGTGATTATGGGCGGATCGGCGGGTCGCGGTAATTTCACACCGAACGCTGAATTCAATATGGCTATCGACCCTGAAGCGGGTGCGCGCGTCTTTGAAAGCGGGCTGGAGATTGTGATGTGCGGCCTCGACGTGACCAATCAGGCGATGCTTAGCCCAGAATATCTGGCAACACTTCCCGAACTGAATCAAACCGGGAAAATGCTACACGCGTTGTTCAGCCACTATCGCAGCGGAAGTATGTCTACGGGTCTGAGAATGCATGATCTTTGCGCTATCGCCTGGTTGGTAAAACCTGAACTTTTCCGCGTGGAATCATGTTTTGTGGCGGTGGAAACCCACGGCGAATTTACGGCGGGAACCACGGTTGTCGATCTTGAAGGCCGGTTAAAGCGACAATCCAACGCACTGGTAGCAATGGATTTAGACGTAGCAGGTTTCCAGGCATGGGTGGCAGAGGCGCTGGCGCTGGCCCCGTAA
- a CDS encoding glucose-6-phosphate isomerase family protein, producing MSITFNKPPSVAFLTGQFTAENVIKKVTRSGDLSGVFHDIAAWQAIPSDTPIYEVEMLNSLQGEGELYVGMTHLHPGRVGNEFHMTRGHFHQRREQGEVYFGIRGSGLLLLQNEHRKAWLEHVSPGSVHIIPGDTAHRLINTGSEVLSALAVWPSIAGHDYGSLAQGFAARVVLQDGKIQAKEVQNG from the coding sequence ATGAGTATTACCTTCAATAAACCACCGAGCGTGGCGTTCCTTACGGGCCAATTCACGGCTGAAAATGTGATTAAAAAAGTCACCCGCAGCGGTGATTTGAGCGGCGTGTTTCACGATATCGCCGCCTGGCAGGCTATTCCATCCGATACTCCGATTTATGAAGTCGAAATGCTCAATTCCCTGCAAGGGGAAGGTGAGTTGTATGTTGGCATGACGCATCTGCATCCGGGCCGTGTGGGCAACGAATTCCATATGACTCGCGGGCATTTCCATCAGCGCCGCGAGCAGGGAGAGGTGTACTTCGGGATCCGGGGAAGTGGCTTACTGCTGCTGCAAAACGAGCATCGCAAAGCTTGGCTGGAGCACGTTTCACCGGGGTCTGTGCATATTATTCCAGGGGATACCGCGCATCGGCTTATCAATACCGGCAGCGAAGTGCTCTCAGCACTGGCTGTTTGGCCGAGTATTGCGGGCCACGATTACGGCTCGCTGGCGCAGGGTTTTGCAGCGCGCGTGGTTTTGCAGGATGGAAAAATCCAGGCGAAAGAGGTGCAAAATGGCTGA